A part of Mycolicibacterium sp. TUM20985 genomic DNA contains:
- the eccE gene encoding type VII secretion protein EccE, translated as MKKLFSMFGLRITTGHLLWAAVLIPACVVFFTHLDLMWLGILLAVLIALATTLTVRGRRATGWVAAVFSWRRRHQVAPAAPSTPAVGATVMPGDHVAVRWQGEHLVSLIELVARPFTPTVIVSGEAFTDDVMDTQLVEQLISTYCPDLEADVVSAGYRVGKTAPSSLVALYEQVVGPYPAPANRRTWIVLRAKPEETRRAALRREAGVAGLARYLVASTTRIADHLASTGIDARCGRSFDDFDRATEISFEREAWSLIKGRSAFTAAYTAPGGPDLWWSARADHTITRVRVRPGTAPTTTVLLTTLGVPSTPRGFSCLFGGQRAALHGESPTTDRHYELPIGSAGVLVGETADRYPVYMPFDDVDVSINLGDARLFTQFVIRSAAAGAIVTLGPQFREFAAFINARVGSVAKIAWPNSTTYLGPHPGVGRVVLRHNFIDTPRHRQLPIRLINPREESRYQMALGQ; from the coding sequence ATGAAGAAGCTATTCTCGATGTTCGGACTCCGCATCACGACGGGCCATCTACTCTGGGCAGCTGTCCTGATCCCGGCGTGCGTGGTCTTCTTCACCCATCTGGACCTCATGTGGCTGGGCATCCTGCTGGCCGTATTGATCGCCCTCGCAACGACTCTCACCGTGCGAGGCCGGCGCGCCACCGGCTGGGTCGCGGCAGTGTTCTCCTGGCGGCGACGGCACCAGGTGGCGCCCGCCGCGCCGTCGACACCGGCGGTGGGAGCCACGGTGATGCCGGGCGATCACGTAGCGGTGCGCTGGCAGGGCGAGCACCTCGTCTCCCTCATCGAACTCGTCGCCCGCCCGTTCACGCCGACGGTCATCGTCTCGGGTGAGGCGTTCACCGACGACGTCATGGACACCCAACTGGTCGAGCAGTTGATCTCGACGTACTGCCCCGACCTCGAGGCCGACGTCGTGTCGGCGGGTTACCGCGTGGGGAAGACGGCGCCGTCAAGTCTCGTCGCGCTCTACGAGCAGGTCGTGGGCCCGTACCCGGCGCCGGCCAACCGGCGGACCTGGATCGTGTTGCGCGCCAAGCCCGAAGAGACTCGTCGGGCGGCCCTGCGTCGCGAGGCGGGCGTCGCGGGGCTGGCCCGCTACCTGGTGGCGTCGACGACGCGCATCGCGGATCACCTGGCCAGCACGGGCATCGACGCGCGGTGCGGTCGTAGCTTCGACGACTTCGACCGGGCGACCGAGATCAGCTTCGAGCGCGAGGCGTGGTCATTGATCAAGGGTCGCAGCGCATTCACCGCCGCGTACACCGCGCCCGGAGGGCCCGACCTCTGGTGGTCGGCGCGCGCCGACCACACCATCACCCGCGTCCGAGTGCGTCCCGGCACCGCCCCGACGACGACGGTGCTGCTGACGACGCTGGGCGTTCCCTCGACGCCGCGCGGCTTCTCGTGCCTGTTTGGCGGTCAACGCGCCGCCCTGCACGGCGAGAGCCCGACCACCGACCGGCACTACGAGTTGCCGATCGGCTCGGCCGGGGTCCTGGTCGGCGAGACGGCCGATCGGTATCCGGTGTACATGCCGTTCGACGACGTGGACGTCAGCATCAATCTGGGGGATGCCCGGCTGTTCACGCAGTTCGTCATCCGCTCGGCGGCCGCCGGCGCGATCGTCACCCTCGGCCCGCAGTTCCGTGAGTTCGCCGCGTTCATCAACGCCCGCGTGGGATCCGTCGCCAAGATCGCCTGGCCGAATTCGACAACCTACCTTGGGCCCCACCCCGGCGTCGGCCGAGTCGTGTTGCGACACAACTTCATCGACACCCCCCGCCATCGCCAGCTGCCGATCCGACTGATCAACCCGCGCGAGGAGAGTCGGTACCAGATGGCGCTGGGGCAATGA
- the mycP gene encoding type VII secretion-associated serine protease mycosin, with product MRKIVMLLAVLFLAVFSAPPAFAAEPPAIDPAALPPDETGPDSPTELRRVCSSPISFPGANFADKPWPNDYLRISDAQKFATGAGVTVAVIDTGVNGSARVPALPGGDFVDKAGDGMNDCDSHGTLTASIIAGRRSPTDGFVGVAPDARLLSLRQTSDNYQPVGARTDPNDPNTTQTAGSLRSLARSIVHAANLGAQVINISEAACYKITRPIDEKSLGAAVEYAVNAKGAVIIVAAGNTGQDCTQNPPPDAATPADSRGWKQVQTIVSPAWYSPLVLTVGGIGQTGQPSTFSMSGPWVGAAAPAENIVALGYDGNPVNALQGQDGPIPLNGTSFAAAYVSGLAAMLRQRFPDLTPAQIMYRITATARHPGGGVDNYVGAGVIDPVAALTWDVPPGPKTVSYKVQQLPPPVFVPPPDRGPITMVVVTGVVLAVALGIIALARRALRRR from the coding sequence ATGCGCAAGATCGTCATGTTGCTGGCCGTGCTGTTCCTGGCGGTGTTCAGCGCCCCACCGGCATTCGCCGCCGAACCCCCCGCCATCGATCCGGCGGCGCTGCCACCCGACGAGACGGGCCCGGACTCCCCCACCGAGCTGCGCCGCGTCTGCTCGTCGCCAATCAGCTTCCCCGGCGCCAACTTCGCCGACAAGCCGTGGCCCAATGATTATCTCCGGATCAGCGACGCGCAGAAGTTCGCGACCGGCGCCGGCGTCACGGTCGCCGTCATCGACACCGGGGTGAACGGCTCGGCTCGCGTGCCCGCCCTGCCCGGCGGCGACTTCGTCGACAAGGCCGGTGACGGCATGAACGACTGCGACTCCCACGGCACGCTTACCGCGTCGATCATCGCTGGCCGGCGGTCTCCGACGGACGGTTTCGTCGGCGTCGCGCCCGACGCCCGGCTGCTGTCGCTGCGGCAGACATCGGACAACTATCAGCCCGTGGGTGCGCGAACCGACCCGAACGACCCCAACACCACCCAGACCGCCGGCTCGTTGCGCAGCCTCGCCCGCTCGATCGTGCACGCCGCGAACCTGGGCGCCCAGGTGATCAACATCAGTGAAGCGGCCTGCTACAAGATCACCCGACCGATCGACGAGAAGAGTCTCGGCGCCGCAGTCGAATACGCGGTCAACGCCAAGGGTGCGGTCATCATCGTCGCGGCGGGCAACACGGGCCAGGACTGCACCCAGAACCCGCCCCCGGACGCGGCGACGCCCGCCGATTCGCGCGGCTGGAAGCAGGTCCAGACCATCGTGTCCCCGGCCTGGTACTCACCGCTGGTGCTCACCGTCGGCGGCATCGGGCAGACCGGGCAGCCCAGCACCTTCTCGATGTCCGGACCGTGGGTCGGCGCCGCCGCACCCGCCGAGAACATCGTGGCGCTGGGCTACGACGGCAACCCCGTCAACGCGTTGCAGGGCCAGGACGGGCCCATCCCGCTCAACGGGACGTCCTTCGCCGCGGCATATGTGTCCGGCCTGGCCGCGATGCTCCGGCAGCGGTTCCCCGACCTGACTCCGGCGCAGATCATGTACCGAATCACCGCCACGGCAAGGCATCCCGGTGGCGGAGTGGACAACTACGTCGGCGCCGGGGTGATCGACCCCGTCGCCGCGCTGACGTGGGACGTCCCACCTGGGCCCAAGACGGTGTCGTACAAGGTGCAGCAGCTTCCGCCGCCCGTATTCGTCCCACCGCCCGACCGCGGCCCCATCACCATGGTCGTCGTGACGGGGGTCGTTTTGGCGGTCGCGCTCGGCATCATCGCGCTGGCCCGGCGCGCACTGAGGCGCCGATGA
- a CDS encoding HPr family phosphocarrier protein yields MPAKTVTVGSSIGLHARPAAIIAEAAVNAGAPVTLALDGGDPVDAGSALMIMTLGAGNGAQVTVASDDQAALDLIADLVQQDLDA; encoded by the coding sequence ATGCCCGCCAAGACCGTCACCGTCGGATCGTCGATCGGCCTGCACGCCCGACCGGCGGCGATCATCGCCGAAGCCGCCGTGAACGCCGGGGCTCCGGTGACCCTCGCCCTGGACGGCGGTGACCCGGTGGACGCCGGCTCGGCGCTGATGATCATGACGCTCGGCGCTGGCAACGGTGCCCAGGTCACGGTCGCCTCAGACGATCAAGCCGCGCTCGACCTGATCGCCGACCTCGTCCAGCAGGACCTCGATGCCTAG
- a CDS encoding PTS fructose transporter subunit IIABC: MSIITTELVAIDVDAGGDKEAVIGLLAARLADAGRSSDGAGLVAAAMAREAQSATGLPGGIAIPHCRSPYVDQATIGFARLSPPVDFGAPDGPADLAFLIAAPDSGGAEHMKLLSSLARALVRKEFVESLRNAGSAAEVVELVEGVVNPAPASAAPAAPAAPAEPAKTTTIVAVTACPTGIAHTYMAADSLVAAGKKAGIDLQVETQGSSGSTPLPPETIAGAVAVIFATDVGVKDRSRFAGKPVIASGVKRAINEPDKMVTEALAAADNPNAARVEGTAGAASSAAPSASGGVGWGTRTRQILLTGVSYMIPFVAAGGLLIALGFLLAGYDIANKPDGATQSLGNIIATTNSLTNLPPGGFVQFLGAVLFTLGGLAFSFLVPALAGYISFAIADRPGIAPGFTAGAVAVFVGGGFIGGIVGGLIAGFTALWISRITVPRWLRGLMPVVIIPLIASLVVGLLMFLLLGRPLAAITSGLTSWLSGLSGSSVILLGVILGLMMCFDLGGPVNKAAYAFATAGLNIADPSSLRIMAAVMAAGMVPPLAMALASTVLRPGLFSEPERENGWSAWLLGFSFISEGAIPFAAADPFRVIPSMMAGGAVTGALIMAFDVTLKAPHGGIFVFFAIGNLLWFVVALAAGTAVAALAVITAKQLAKPKTDADSTPELVAA, translated from the coding sequence ATGTCCATCATCACCACCGAGCTCGTCGCCATCGACGTCGACGCAGGCGGCGACAAGGAGGCCGTCATCGGTCTGCTCGCCGCTCGTCTCGCCGATGCCGGGCGTTCCTCCGACGGTGCCGGCCTCGTCGCCGCCGCGATGGCCCGCGAGGCGCAGTCCGCCACCGGCCTCCCCGGCGGCATCGCGATTCCGCACTGCCGCTCCCCCTACGTCGACCAGGCGACCATCGGGTTCGCCCGGCTGTCCCCTCCGGTCGACTTCGGCGCACCCGACGGCCCGGCCGATCTCGCCTTCCTGATCGCCGCACCCGATTCCGGCGGCGCCGAGCACATGAAGCTGCTGTCCAGCTTGGCGCGGGCGTTGGTGCGCAAGGAGTTCGTCGAATCGCTACGCAACGCTGGGTCGGCCGCCGAGGTCGTCGAACTCGTCGAGGGCGTCGTCAACCCGGCTCCCGCGTCCGCTGCACCCGCCGCGCCTGCCGCACCCGCCGAGCCGGCGAAGACCACGACGATCGTCGCGGTCACCGCCTGCCCCACCGGCATCGCCCACACCTACATGGCCGCAGACTCGTTGGTCGCCGCGGGCAAGAAGGCCGGCATCGATCTGCAGGTCGAGACGCAGGGCTCCTCGGGCAGCACGCCGCTACCCCCCGAAACCATCGCGGGGGCCGTGGCCGTCATCTTCGCCACCGACGTCGGCGTCAAGGATCGCAGCCGATTCGCGGGCAAGCCGGTCATCGCGTCCGGCGTCAAGCGAGCGATCAACGAGCCCGACAAGATGGTCACCGAAGCGCTTGCCGCGGCGGACAATCCGAACGCCGCTCGGGTGGAGGGCACGGCGGGCGCTGCCTCGTCAGCCGCCCCCTCTGCGTCGGGCGGCGTCGGCTGGGGCACCCGCACCCGGCAGATCCTGCTCACCGGCGTCAGCTACATGATCCCGTTCGTCGCCGCGGGCGGTCTGCTCATCGCCCTCGGCTTCCTGCTCGCCGGCTACGACATCGCCAACAAGCCCGACGGCGCGACCCAGTCGCTCGGCAACATCATCGCCACCACCAACTCGTTGACCAACCTGCCGCCGGGCGGCTTCGTCCAGTTTCTGGGCGCCGTGCTGTTCACTCTCGGCGGGCTCGCGTTCTCGTTCCTGGTCCCGGCGCTCGCGGGCTACATCTCGTTCGCCATCGCCGACCGCCCGGGCATCGCACCGGGTTTCACGGCGGGCGCCGTCGCGGTCTTCGTCGGGGGCGGCTTCATCGGCGGCATCGTCGGTGGCCTCATCGCCGGCTTCACCGCGCTGTGGATCAGCCGCATCACCGTCCCGCGATGGCTGCGGGGCCTGATGCCAGTCGTCATCATCCCGCTGATCGCGTCCCTCGTCGTCGGCCTGCTGATGTTCCTGCTGCTCGGCCGTCCGCTGGCCGCCATCACCTCGGGCCTGACGAGTTGGCTGAGTGGGCTGTCCGGTAGCTCGGTCATCCTGCTGGGCGTCATCCTCGGCCTGATGATGTGCTTCGACCTCGGCGGTCCGGTCAACAAGGCGGCGTACGCGTTCGCCACGGCCGGCCTCAACATCGCGGACCCCTCGTCACTGCGCATCATGGCCGCCGTGATGGCGGCCGGCATGGTGCCGCCGCTGGCGATGGCCCTGGCCTCGACCGTTCTGCGTCCGGGCCTGTTCAGCGAACCCGAGCGCGAGAACGGCTGGAGTGCTTGGCTTCTCGGCTTCTCGTTCATCTCGGAGGGCGCCATTCCGTTCGCCGCCGCAGACCCCTTCCGGGTCATCCCTTCGATGATGGCGGGTGGCGCGGTGACCGGGGCGTTGATCATGGCGTTCGACGTGACACTCAAGGCACCGCACGGCGGGATCTTCGTGTTCTTCGCGATTGGAAACCTGCTGTGGTTCGTCGTCGCGCTCGCCGCTGGCACCGCAGTGGCGGCCCTTGCGGTGATCACCGCGAAGCAGCTCGCCAAGCCCAAGACCGACGCGGATTCCACTCCCGAGCTCGTCGCCGCCTGA
- a CDS encoding 1-phosphofructokinase family hexose kinase: protein MIVTVTPNPSIDRTVALGTPLTRGAVHRVTSAISEPGGKGVNVARALILAGLDAVAVLPAADDDPMLTALRMAGVTFESVPVSGVVRTNLAITEADGTTTKLNEPGAHLDADALAALTKTVVAHAENASWVVLSGSLPPGVPDDWYADVVARLASASCQIAVDTSERPLAALAAGFGTAAPDVIKPNAEELAGLVGASPEELEAAAAQGDPTPVVAAANQLIERGAKTVLVTLGAAGAILVDACGSWMAAPPPISPRSTVGAGDSSLAGYVRAAVGGAEPPRRLQMAVAYGSAAAALPGSALPTPSQIDLNAVRVYAISPASSRP from the coding sequence ATGATCGTCACCGTCACCCCCAACCCCAGCATCGACCGGACCGTCGCACTGGGCACCCCGCTCACCCGCGGCGCCGTACACCGTGTCACCTCCGCCATCAGCGAGCCCGGCGGCAAGGGTGTCAACGTGGCTCGCGCCCTGATCCTCGCGGGCCTCGACGCGGTCGCCGTGCTCCCCGCCGCCGACGACGATCCGATGCTCACCGCCCTCCGCATGGCGGGTGTCACCTTCGAGTCCGTGCCGGTCAGCGGCGTGGTGCGGACCAACCTGGCGATCACCGAAGCCGACGGCACCACCACCAAACTCAACGAACCGGGCGCCCACCTCGACGCCGACGCACTGGCCGCCCTGACCAAGACGGTCGTCGCGCATGCCGAGAACGCTTCGTGGGTCGTGCTTTCCGGCTCCTTGCCACCGGGTGTTCCCGACGACTGGTACGCCGACGTGGTCGCGCGGCTCGCGTCGGCGTCCTGCCAGATCGCGGTCGACACCTCCGAGCGTCCACTCGCCGCCCTCGCCGCGGGATTCGGCACGGCGGCACCGGACGTCATCAAACCCAACGCCGAGGAACTTGCCGGCCTCGTCGGCGCGTCACCGGAAGAGCTGGAAGCAGCTGCCGCTCAGGGCGATCCGACCCCGGTGGTCGCGGCCGCGAACCAGCTCATCGAACGCGGCGCCAAGACCGTCCTCGTCACGCTGGGCGCGGCCGGCGCGATCCTGGTCGACGCCTGCGGCAGCTGGATGGCCGCACCGCCGCCGATCTCACCGCGCAGCACCGTCGGCGCTGGTGACTCGTCACTCGCCGGCTACGTTCGGGCAGCGGTCGGCGGCGCCGAGCCTCCGCGTCGCCTGCAGATGGCGGTCGCCTACGGCAGCGCGGCAGCGGCCCTACCCGGCTCCGCACTCCCCACCCCGTCCCAGATCGACCTCAATGCCGTTCGGGTGTATGCCATTTCACCCGCATCCAGTCGTCCGTAA
- a CDS encoding DeoR/GlpR family DNA-binding transcription regulator: MYAEERQQAIAEMVISQGRASVAELALTYDVTTETVRRDLAVLDRAGVLRRVHGGAVPTRALHLVEPGVGERETTRADYKDAIAEAAGEFFPLSGASVLLDAGTTTARIANLLPTDRELVVVTNSVPIAARLASVPTVSLQLLGGRVRGITQAAVGEQALRVLDNLRVDIAFIGTNGISARHGLSTPDSEEAAVKRAMVASANYVVVAADSTKVGREDFVSFAPLSSVDTLITDAEISDADRRILTDHGVEVIATGGAE; this comes from the coding sequence ATGTACGCCGAGGAGCGCCAGCAAGCGATCGCCGAAATGGTGATCAGCCAGGGCCGCGCCTCGGTTGCCGAGCTGGCACTGACCTACGACGTCACGACCGAGACCGTGCGCCGCGACCTCGCGGTCCTGGACCGCGCCGGCGTGCTTCGCCGCGTGCACGGCGGCGCCGTTCCGACGCGGGCGCTGCACCTCGTCGAACCGGGCGTCGGCGAGCGGGAGACCACACGCGCCGACTACAAGGACGCCATCGCCGAAGCCGCGGGCGAGTTCTTCCCACTGAGCGGCGCCAGCGTCCTCCTCGACGCCGGAACCACGACGGCGCGGATCGCCAACCTGCTGCCTACCGATCGCGAACTCGTCGTCGTGACCAACTCCGTGCCGATCGCCGCCCGGCTGGCATCGGTCCCGACGGTGTCCCTGCAACTGCTCGGCGGCCGGGTCAGGGGCATCACCCAGGCCGCCGTCGGCGAACAGGCGCTCCGCGTGCTCGACAACCTGCGCGTCGACATCGCCTTCATCGGCACCAACGGCATCAGCGCAAGGCACGGACTCTCCACCCCCGACAGCGAGGAGGCCGCGGTGAAACGCGCCATGGTCGCGAGCGCCAACTACGTCGTCGTCGCGGCGGACTCGACGAAGGTCGGCCGTGAGGACTTCGTCAGCTTCGCCCCGCTGTCCAGCGTCGACACCCTCATCACCGACGCCGAGATCTCCGATGCGGACCGTCGCATCCTCACCGACCACGGCGTCGAGGTCATCGCGACGGGAGGCGCCGAATGA
- a CDS encoding phosphoenolpyruvate--protein phosphotransferase — protein sequence MSTTSSATSLRSADLAPPSPGTVLQGIPAVGGVQYAPVIRPGTRPSVDDATTDGDLADAERPGEVERFTAAAAAVADRLRERAANASGAASEVLATTASLAQDRAWIAAAEKRISGGSPAVRAVTGAVEQFVTMFTQLGGLMAERVTDLRDIRDRVIAELSGLPEPGVPVPEVPSILCAEDLAPVDTAGLDASLVVALATTLGGPTSHTAIIARQLGIPCVVAVDGLDSVAAGTMVMVDGTVGTVTVSPDEAAATRAVELARGEADLAKSWSGPGATADGHVIAILANVQDGAAARSARETPAEGVGLFRTELCFLNRSTEPSVEEQAQIYGEVLDAFAGHKVVIRTLDAGSDKPLKFVGHPEEANPALGVRGIRIAAGNPGILTRQLEGIAAASKATGNAPWVMAPMIATPAEAQAFAEETRAYGLVPGVMIEVPAAALLADRILEHVEFLSIGTNDLTQYTMAADRMSAELATLTDPWQPAVLALVAMAARAGVAAGKPVGVCGEAAADPQLACVLVGLGVSSLSAAAAAVSGVGAKLAKVTLAQCRAAADAALATATAADARAAASAVLT from the coding sequence ATGAGCACGACATCTTCTGCCACGTCACTCCGATCCGCGGATCTCGCGCCGCCCTCACCAGGAACCGTGCTGCAGGGCATTCCGGCCGTGGGCGGGGTGCAGTACGCCCCCGTGATCCGGCCGGGCACGCGGCCGAGCGTCGACGATGCCACGACCGACGGTGACCTCGCCGATGCCGAGCGGCCCGGTGAGGTCGAACGCTTCACGGCTGCGGCCGCCGCGGTGGCGGACAGGCTGCGGGAACGTGCGGCGAACGCGTCCGGCGCCGCGTCGGAGGTGCTGGCGACCACCGCGAGCCTGGCGCAGGACCGGGCGTGGATCGCAGCCGCCGAGAAGCGGATCTCCGGCGGCAGCCCCGCCGTGCGGGCGGTGACTGGCGCGGTCGAGCAGTTCGTCACCATGTTCACGCAGTTGGGCGGGCTGATGGCCGAGCGGGTGACCGACCTGCGGGACATCCGCGACCGCGTCATCGCCGAGCTCAGCGGCCTGCCCGAGCCCGGCGTCCCGGTCCCCGAGGTTCCCTCGATCCTGTGCGCCGAGGATCTGGCCCCCGTCGACACCGCCGGGCTGGACGCCTCGTTGGTGGTCGCGCTCGCGACGACCCTGGGTGGCCCGACCAGTCACACCGCGATCATCGCCCGCCAACTCGGCATCCCGTGCGTGGTCGCGGTCGACGGACTGGACTCCGTCGCCGCGGGAACGATGGTCATGGTCGACGGCACGGTCGGCACGGTGACGGTGTCCCCGGACGAAGCCGCCGCGACGCGCGCGGTCGAGCTGGCGCGGGGGGAAGCCGACCTCGCGAAGAGCTGGAGCGGTCCCGGTGCCACCGCCGACGGGCACGTCATCGCGATCCTGGCCAACGTTCAAGACGGTGCGGCCGCGCGGTCGGCGCGGGAGACGCCCGCGGAGGGCGTCGGCCTGTTCCGCACCGAATTGTGCTTCCTCAACCGCTCCACGGAACCCTCGGTGGAGGAGCAGGCGCAGATCTACGGCGAGGTGCTCGACGCGTTCGCCGGACACAAGGTCGTCATCCGGACCCTCGACGCCGGATCGGACAAGCCGCTGAAGTTCGTCGGCCATCCCGAGGAGGCGAACCCCGCGCTGGGCGTACGCGGGATCCGCATCGCCGCCGGCAACCCGGGCATCTTGACCAGGCAACTCGAGGGGATCGCGGCGGCGTCGAAGGCGACCGGCAACGCGCCGTGGGTGATGGCCCCGATGATCGCCACGCCAGCCGAGGCACAGGCCTTCGCGGAAGAGACTAGGGCGTACGGACTGGTACCCGGCGTGATGATCGAGGTGCCCGCGGCGGCACTACTCGCCGACCGGATCCTCGAGCATGTCGAGTTCCTGTCCATCGGCACGAACGACCTGACCCAGTACACGATGGCCGCCGATCGGATGTCGGCCGAACTGGCGACGCTCACCGATCCCTGGCAGCCCGCGGTGCTGGCGCTGGTGGCGATGGCGGCGAGGGCTGGCGTGGCGGCCGGCAAGCCCGTCGGCGTCTGCGGTGAAGCAGCCGCCGACCCGCAACTGGCCTGCGTGCTGGTGGGTTTGGGCGTGTCGTCACTCTCGGCAGCCGCAGCGGCCGTCAGCGGCGTCGGGGCCAAGCTCGCCAAGGTCACCCTCGCGCAGTGCCGTGCGGCGGCCGACGCCGCGCTGGCCACGGCCACCGCCGCCGATGCGCGGGCGGCGGCAAGCGCGGTCCTCACCTAG
- a CDS encoding pirin family protein: protein MPAITADTLTLTRITGRGATDTSRPVRSVTTGPRGYEGEGFPVVRAFAGVSAAALDPFVHMDEMGEVEYEPGEPRGTDWHPHRGFETVTYMIDGRFAHQDSHGGGGLITDGATQWMTAGSGILHIETPPAELVESGGTFHGIQLWVNLPRKDKFATPRYQAIEGGQVKLLSSDDGGALVRIIAGEIDDQQGPGSTYTPITLAHTTIAPGARLDVPWNRDFNALVYVLAGEGAVGPVGKPIRAGQLAVMGPGDRITVAANASQDSRTPAMEVLLLGGKPIREPVFHYGPFVMNSKAELIQAMEDYNAGKFGTIPPNALMPHTSLR, encoded by the coding sequence ATGCCCGCCATCACCGCCGACACCCTGACTCTTACCCGCATCACCGGGCGCGGCGCGACCGACACCTCGCGTCCGGTCCGGTCGGTGACGACCGGACCTCGGGGTTACGAGGGCGAGGGCTTCCCCGTCGTCCGTGCGTTCGCGGGCGTCAGTGCCGCGGCGCTCGACCCCTTCGTTCACATGGACGAGATGGGCGAGGTCGAATACGAGCCCGGCGAACCGCGCGGCACCGACTGGCATCCGCACCGCGGCTTCGAGACGGTCACCTACATGATCGACGGCCGCTTCGCCCACCAGGATTCACACGGCGGTGGCGGACTCATCACCGACGGCGCCACGCAGTGGATGACCGCCGGCTCGGGCATCCTGCACATCGAGACCCCGCCCGCCGAACTCGTCGAGAGCGGTGGCACGTTCCACGGCATCCAGCTGTGGGTGAACCTCCCCCGCAAGGACAAGTTCGCCACACCGCGGTACCAGGCGATCGAGGGCGGACAGGTCAAGCTGTTGTCCTCCGACGACGGTGGCGCGCTTGTCCGGATCATCGCGGGTGAGATCGACGACCAACAGGGTCCTGGCTCGACGTATACGCCAATCACGTTGGCGCATACCACCATCGCGCCGGGGGCACGCCTGGACGTGCCGTGGAACCGTGACTTCAACGCGCTGGTCTACGTGCTGGCCGGCGAGGGTGCGGTCGGCCCGGTCGGAAAGCCGATTCGGGCGGGTCAGCTCGCGGTCATGGGCCCGGGCGACCGGATCACGGTCGCAGCCAACGCCTCGCAGGATTCGCGCACACCCGCCATGGAGGTTCTGCTGTTGGGCGGCAAGCCCATTCGCGAACCCGTGTTCCACTACGGCCCCTTCGTGATGAACTCCAAGGCGGAGCTGATCCAGGCGATGGAGGACTACAACGCAGGCAAGTTCGGCACCATCCCGCCCAACGCGTTGATGCCGCACACCTCGCTGCGCTAG